One window from the genome of Dysgonomonadaceae bacterium PH5-43 encodes:
- a CDS encoding putative membrane protein YqgA involved in biofilm formation (product_source=COG1811; cog=COG1811; ko=KO:K07150; pfam=PF04474; transmembrane_helix_parts=Outside_1_3,TMhelix_4_21,Inside_22_41,TMhelix_42_64,Outside_65_95,TMhelix_96_118,Inside_119_138,TMhelix_139_161,Outside_162_180,TMhelix_181_203,Inside_204_207,TMhelix_208_225,Outside_226_228) — protein MLGTLINAGAVIVGSSLGLMLKKELPEKYNTIYFQAVGLFTLVLGVQMALKINLPLLVVFALIAGGLTGEFLKLETRMNNFGDYIKTKLKFGNSNFTEGMVTAFLLFCMGSMSIIGPVEEGLTGEISDLLKAKSLMDGFSSLLLTSALGVGVLFSVIPLLIYQGGITLVAQFIGKDISEVYINEITVVGGILLIGLAFNILEIKKLKILNMLPALIYICVFIWIYEFI, from the coding sequence TTAACGCTGGTGCTGTAATTGTCGGAAGTTCTTTAGGTTTAATGCTGAAAAAAGAACTCCCTGAAAAGTATAATACTATTTATTTTCAGGCAGTGGGTTTGTTTACATTGGTGCTTGGAGTTCAAATGGCTCTTAAGATAAATCTCCCTTTGTTAGTTGTTTTTGCTTTAATAGCAGGTGGACTTACGGGTGAGTTTTTGAAGCTTGAAACCAGAATGAATAACTTTGGAGATTATATCAAAACGAAACTTAAGTTTGGAAATAGTAATTTTACAGAAGGTATGGTTACTGCCTTTTTACTTTTTTGTATGGGGTCGATGTCGATAATAGGTCCAGTAGAAGAGGGGCTTACTGGCGAAATATCTGATTTGTTGAAAGCGAAATCATTAATGGACGGTTTTTCGTCTCTGTTATTAACATCGGCTTTAGGAGTAGGAGTTTTATTTTCAGTTATACCTTTATTAATATATCAAGGAGGAATAACTCTTGTTGCGCAATTTATAGGAAAAGATATTTCGGAGGTTTACATAAACGAAATTACCGTTGTGGGCGGAATACTACTTATAGGTCTCGCTTTTAATATTCTTGAAATAAAAAAACTTAAGATACTTAATATGCTTCCAGCATTAATATATATATGTGTATTTATTTGGATATACGAATTTATTTAA